The Anopheles gambiae chromosome 2, idAnoGambNW_F1_1, whole genome shotgun sequence genomic sequence GAGATATGAATCAGAAATTACAACATTTCCAAAGGAATTCCAATGCTGCAACCTAGGCAATCCCAATAACATCTTTATTCTCACATCTTCAGAGTCCTTTTTCTCACATAAAATCCATAAttcataataattttacaGAGCATCTCATCACACAAATATTATCCTTACTCGCGAAACGAATCATTACTTTCAACATATAGCCGACTTCCAAAACAATAAGTATTATTCCTCTATTCAAACATCAATATCATTAGATTTTCCAAGAGCTGTGATGAAATCATTAGATTCTTCAACGAATAAGATGAAGTTCTTATATGAAATATACAATATTAAACGTCTCAGAGGCCAGAACGTACCTTGTCTAAATCTGACGCATTCTTCATGGTCCCTGATTTTTCGCTAAGGAAGCTTATTGGAGAGACTTTTGGCCTCGTAGGAATGTTTCGAGCTTTACGACACTCTCAATATCGTGTAGAGGATCAAGTTCACCAGAGGCTCTCATGTTACCAACATTTCACCGGACGATATATTCAGCATGGCTATTCGAATTAAGGTATTTCCAAAGACATTTCTAGACGTATTTCTGGGTCTCAATCATGCACAACTTCATTCGTGTAACAACCTGCGGCTGTAAACAAAGTGATGCGCAAACGTCTGACCAAACAAACTATTTTGACATTCCTACGAACCAAATGCGCGtgcgctctctatctctcacgCTCTAGCCACATTAGATCGTTTGAGCATCACCGGCATGCCGGGAGATGCATTCTAAATTTAGTGCACTCGCGCTTACAAAACACCGTTCGTCCATTCTACTCCGACGTTCCCATTCGACAAGTTGTACGGGCGTGGTGTTGGTTGTGTGCGCATTTCTTCAGATTTTCAGAATCAGATTTTCCACACTCACCCAGTTCCGGGACCACCAGGCGCACCAGGATGACCTCGATCGACAATGACCCGCTGTTTACGTCGCTGTGCAACGAGAAAACGCTCCAGTCGCAGAAGCAAGGTTTCTTCAACGAGTTTTACCAATCGGTGGCGGAAAATTTCACCGGAAAAAGTGCGCGCTGGCTGCAGGACGTGTACCAGAAGGTGCCGAGCGACAAGGAACGGTTGCGCCTGATCTATGAAGATCCGGTCGTTGCGTACGAGGTGCAGGGTACGCTAGAGCACGTGGAGCCGGTGTTCCGCGGGAAGGATGCAAAGTTTTCCTGGCAGCGGCGTGAGCAGGCGCTCAAGCTGCTCGGCGAGAACAAGCTGCAGCAGGCCCTGATCATCGCCTGCCAGGCGGTGATGCGCGCCCCCGGCCAGGGTGTCGATCGGTACATTGACAAGGGCCTAACGCTGGCGCTCGCTCTGTGGACGCGGGCCGAAGTGTTTATTCGACAGCTGGACGGCAAACGGGCGCTGCAAGATCTTCAGCTGGCGGCCAAATGTGGCCTGCCGGTGAAACAGAACGCGGACTACTATGCCCGCGTTGCCAAGTGTTACGCACGtgagtagagagagagagagacagagtgtGTGACAGACTTCAAATACTactatttgtttctttcttcgctcTCAAGTTATCGGTGAAAATGGTCGTGCTGAGGTGGCGGCGAAACTGTTCCACCAGTTGTCCGGCCATAACAATTACGCCCTTGGCCGTCTGCAGGAAGATTTGGAGGATTTGCGTGTGCTGAAGCAGGAAACACCTTCGGTGGAGGTGGAACGTTCGCTCCCGAAGCTGGCCGGAGAAGGCGAGAATGGCGAAATTCTGGGCGCTTCTTCAAAAATCAAGCTTGCTGGCAGTAAGGAAGATCCACGCGGACGGTACGTCGTGGCAGCGGCCGATCTCGGCCCGGGCGAGGTAATTCTTACCGAGCCGGCCTATGCAGCCTGCCTGCACGCGAAGTACTATGGGACGCACTGTAGTGCCTGCTTCTCACGGTAACAACAAACGCTCAGATGTAATCGCACGTCATTTAACTTCTCATTAACTATCCCCTTTCACAGCTTGATAGCTCCGGTCGCTTGTCCCGACTGTTGCGGTGTGGCCTTCTGCTCGGTGGCCTGCCGGGACAAGGCGTGCGCCACGTACCATCGTTTCGAGTGTCAGTATCTCGACCTGATGATCGGTTCCGGCATGTCGATTCTCTGCCACGTCGCCTTGCGCATGGTCACGCAGGCCGGCACTCCGGAGAAGGTGCTCGAGGAGGGCAAAATGCTGCGGGACACGTTCTGCGCCCACACGGAACACCGCGACCCGGAGGATCACTTCAAGCGCACGCTCATGACCGCGTTCCTGCTGCGCTGCCTGCAGAAGGCGGAATTTTTCGGCCGTCGCACGACGGAAGcgccggaaccgacggaacaGGAGCTGGAGGTGGGTGCGGTGCTGCTGTCCGCCCTGCAATCGCTACAGTTCAACGCGCACGAGGTGTACGAGACGCGCATTACCGGCGAGCATCGGTTCGACACGGCCAAGGTGCAGTACATCGGCGTTGGCATCTATCGCGGTGCCTCGATGTTCAACCACGAGTGCTACCCGGGGGTGACGCGCACCTTCCTCGGTACTGCCATGATCCTGCACACCAGCCGACCGATACCGGCCGGTGCGGTCGTGCCGGAAAACTATGGCCCGCACTTTATGCGCCAGCCGAAGGCGATTCGGCAGCGCAACTTACGCTCGCGCTACTGGTTCAAGTGCGATTGTCGGGCGTGCGCCGAGGATTGGCCGCAGATGGACAAGCTGCCCGCCAAGCCCCGGCTGCGCTGTCCCACCGAGGGGTGTGGTAATGCACTCGCCTACCCGAGCAAACCGTCCCAGCGAAATGCCAAGTGCAACAAGTGCAAGCAGCAGATCAACCTGGACGCGAACGTGAAGATGCTCGAGGCGAGCGATCAACTGTGCACGACCGGGGCGGAAATGATGGCGGTAAGTGGAGCGGGGCCGGGTGGGATGAGTGAGCGAGGGCTGTACCGTCCCCTGTGGCGGCGACAGCCCCCGCCCGGAGAGGCTCAAAATTATCTCCCCCAGTGTGATAACACGCTACATCGTCATCTGCTATCTGTAATCTAATACGGCAAGTTCtatctgtgtatgtgtatgtgttcccttgaaaattgtgcaaaacCCCACACAACTCGGCAATGCGTTTGTGGGTTCGATCCGCTTTCCCTACCTTCCTGTCCATGTAATGACCATTCGGTTACCGTTTCCGGTGTAGTATATGTTGCTTGTGTTGGTGTACCCTTGTGTATCGTGTGTATCGCCGTGTTAATGTGCTTTCGTCTTTTATCTATTTATCTACAGTCTCAACCGTTGGAGGTATGTTTCTAGGGTGCCCCTTTGCCATGCCAAACACGTACACATTGTCGTAAAGCTCTTTAGCCGTACCCGAGGGATTCACAGAGGGGATGACGCGAAAACCGGAAACCGTGATCCGGTTTCGAGGGGCTCTATGGACTACCGACCACCACTCGCTAATGCCGCTCTTTCTATGTATCCCCACAGGACGAGCGGGTCGATGAAGCGATCGAGCTCATGAAGAAAGGCATCGCCCTGTTCGCTCAAGCCGCCCATCCACCGCACAAACCGACGCTTGTCGCTGAGGAATCGCTGCGATCCTGCTTTGCGGACAAGGGCAACGCTAATCGCTACTAAACGCTGTCGCCTACCATGCCTTGCCACTGTGTGCCAACGGTTACACGTACATTATAGGGGGAGAGGGAACACCTCACAACAATTACCAAAAGACACCTGGATGTTACCAAACGGATCTATttgcaaaaaggaaacaaatctTTTAAACCCTAACACTAACGGATGGTTTCGTACGAATCGGTAGAAAGTAATGCTAATAACACACCACTTGAAGCACTTTACCACCAAACTGCCTTGCATTATCACTCACATCGCGATCGTCAAGCGAACGGATTATCAGTCGGATCGCACTAAACGGaaggtggcggtggcggtacACTGTAGCCTGCCCCACTATGATTGAGAAACGGCCGGCGCATCGTCATCGATCGCTGGAGCCTTCGCTTCGTCGATCAGCCCGGTTCCCGGTGGCTTTTCGGCCGGGGTGCATTCTTCCATCCTTCGACCTCGGAGTGAAATGTGTATTGCGCTACAACAACGTAGAAGAGAAAaggtaatttaaattaattgtaaCTCATCCCAACCGCAACCCAACACCCAGTTGCTTACAGTGCAATGAAGAACACGATCATCTGCGTGCCCATGGTAAGCAGAAAGATGGCCTGCGGGTACGTGTTGATCGACGAGTTGTACACCTGCGTGTACAGTACGCCGCTAAACAGCGGCACCGCATTGTCGAACACGGAAAGGAACGAAAAGATGATGCCGCGCTCGTTGGTGGGCACCATTTTGGAAATCATGGACCGGAGCACGGGCGCCACCACCGGGCCCACGCTCGAGATGGTAGCCCCGATGTACAGCACCCAGCCGACCTGGGCAAAGATGTACACGAACCGGGCGCTGGCGTGCGCCAGCGCACCAATCATTATGATCAGCGTGTCCTTCAGCCCGAGCACCTTCGTGAAGAGCGGCACGCCGAGAAACATCATCACCACGTACGCCGCCGACTGGTACGTCTTGAAGTAGCTGTACAGATCCGTGTCCCAGTTGAAGCGCAGCTGCGTGTACAGGTACATCTTGGGCTTCTCGTCGCGCTGGAACGTGTAGAACGACATGGCCACCATCAGCAGGTACATGTAGGTGCGCCGGTGCATCGTCCGCCGGCGTACGAACGTGCGCACCGAGCGCACCACGTGCTGGCGGTCGAAAAAGTCCAGCGGCATGCGGTACCACGGCAGCTCGCGGATCGAGCACTGGCGTTCGGTGGTGCGCGACTTCAGCCGCAGCATCGAGTACACGATCGAGCAGGCGAGCAGGGACGCGTTGATGATGAACATGATCGTGTACGATTTGCCCGTGTGGTTGAAGATCACATTGCCGAGCGCGACACCGATCGGCATGGTGCTGAGGTAGGTGGCGTCCAGTATCGTAATGCGCAGCGTGCGCTCCTCCACCGTCGTGATGTCGGAGATGTACGCAAAGCAGGAGGCGAAGATGGCAATGTCGGCCCCGGTCAGTACGCTCGGGATCGTGGCCGTGTAGATGATGTACTCGACCGGCCACGAGGGCATGCGCGTGTTCACCACGATCATGACCGAGTAGACAAACTTGCCCATCAGCCCGAGGATGAGTGGCAGCTTGCGGCCACGTCTATCGGACCAGGCGCCGAGAAACAACGCCAGCACGATCGGCACCACGTACATGGCGATGTTGTTCCACTGATGAAAGGTCGAGGTCGTCACCTGGACCTGCTTTTTGATATCCTGGTACTGCTCGATGTTGAGGCAAATCTCGTGCGAATAGCCATGATCGACGGTGCACGCTTTGTACAGGAAGAACGCCTGCTCCACCACCGACGTTAGCATAAACGCCATCATGTACAGGAACATCGACGGTTCGACGGAGATTTTCTCGTACCATCGTTCCGCCCGTACGCTGGCCGTTGCCATAGCACCTGCTACATTACTGCTGCCTGCATCGCCATCTTCCTGCGCTCCGGGTTGGCTGTGCTCACCCGAGCCATCCGGCTAGAATTGTGCAACAAATAATCAACTTTAAACACATTGAAGCTACCACAAACGAGCGCGAGCTGTGATCGCTCCACGAATGGAATGAATTGTTTTTGCTTACCTTAGCAGTTTCAGCAGACATTGTCATCGTAGGCAAAGCGCTAACGCCGTCATAGGACACGCTCCCAGTGACCGACCTGATCGACGGTTCGCTGACGACTGCTCTTCACACCAACGCCGGACATACCCTCCTGGGTTACAGTGCGCAAGTGATCGTAGACATCTCTCACGCTGATTGTATTACACGCGATGGTTTTTTATCAAGCAATAGCTTGAAAGGGAATCTACTATCAGGCGGGATGAGCTTCCCTTTCTACTCGGGCCAGCCCTCCTGCAGCCAGCGTAGTTGCAATGCCCAGATAATGCTATCTCGTCGCCGGTGGTGCTGCGGGAAGTGT encodes the following:
- the LOC1272954 gene encoding proton-coupled folate transporter, with protein sequence MTMSAETAKPDGSGEHSQPGAQEDGDAGSSNVAGAMATASVRAERWYEKISVEPSMFLYMMAFMLTSVVEQAFFLYKACTVDHGYSHEICLNIEQYQDIKKQVQVTTSTFHQWNNIAMYVVPIVLALFLGAWSDRRGRKLPLILGLMGKFVYSVMIVVNTRMPSWPVEYIIYTATIPSVLTGADIAIFASCFAYISDITTVEERTLRITILDATYLSTMPIGVALGNVIFNHTGKSYTIMFIINASLLACSIVYSMLRLKSRTTERQCSIRELPWYRMPLDFFDRQHVVRSVRTFVRRRTMHRRTYMYLLMVAMSFYTFQRDEKPKMYLYTQLRFNWDTDLYSYFKTYQSAAYVVMMFLGVPLFTKVLGLKDTLIIMIGALAHASARFVYIFAQVGWVLYIGATISSVGPVVAPVLRSMISKMVPTNERGIIFSFLSVFDNAVPLFSGVLYTQVYNSSINTYPQAIFLLTMGTQMIVFFIALAIHISLRGRRMEECTPAEKPPGTGLIDEAKAPAIDDDAPAVSQS
- the LOC1272955 gene encoding SET and MYND domain-containing protein 4 isoform X1; this translates as MTSIDNDPLFTSLCNEKTLQSQKQGFFNEFYQSVAENFTGKSARWLQDVYQKVPSDKERLRLIYEDPVVAYEVQGTLEHVEPVFRGKDAKFSWQRREQALKLLGENKLQQALIIACQAVMRAPGQGVDRYIDKGLTLALALWTRAEVFIRQLDGKRALQDLQLAAKCGLPVKQNADYYARVAKCYALIGENGRAEVAAKLFHQLSGHNNYALGRLQEDLEDLRVLKQETPSVEVERSLPKLAGEGENGEILGASSKIKLAGSKEDPRGRYVVAAADLGPGEVILTEPAYAACLHAKYYGTHCSACFSRLIAPVACPDCCGVAFCSVACRDKACATYHRFECQYLDLMIGSGMSILCHVALRMVTQAGTPEKVLEEGKMLRDTFCAHTEHRDPEDHFKRTLMTAFLLRCLQKAEFFGRRTTEAPEPTEQELEVGAVLLSALQSLQFNAHEVYETRITGEHRFDTAKVQYIGVGIYRGASMFNHECYPGVTRTFLGTAMILHTSRPIPAGAVVPENYGPHFMRQPKAIRQRNLRSRYWFKCDCRACAEDWPQMDKLPAKPRLRCPTEGCGNALAYPSKPSQRNAKCNKCKQQINLDANVKMLEASDQLCTTGAEMMASQPLEDERVDEAIELMKKGIALFAQAAHPPHKPTLVAEESLRSCFADKGNANRY
- the LOC1272955 gene encoding SET and MYND domain-containing protein 4 isoform X2 — translated: MTSIDNDPLFTSLCNEKTLQSQKQGFFNEFYQSVAENFTGKSARWLQDVYQKVPSDKERLRLIYEDPVVAYEVQGTLEHVEPVFRGKDAKFSWQRREQALKLLGENKLQQALIIACQAVMRAPGQGVDRYIDKGLTLALALWTRAEVFIRQLDGKRALQDLQLAAKCGLPVKQNADYYARVAKCYALIGENGRAEVAAKLFHQLSGHNNYALGRLQEDLEDLRVLKQETPSVEVERSLPKLAGEGENGEILGASSKIKLAGSKEDPRGRYVVAAADLGPGEVILTEPAYAACLHAKYYGTHCSACFSRLIAPVACPDCCGVAFCSVACRDKACATYHRFECQYLDLMIGSGMSILCHVALRMVTQAGTPEKVLEEGKMLRDTFCAHTEHRDPEDHFKRTLMTAFLLRCLQKAEFFGRRTTEAPEPTEQELEVGAVLLSALQSLQFNAHEVYETRITGEHRFDTAKVQYIGVGIYRGASMFNHECYPGVTRTFLGTAMILHTSRPIPAGAVVPENYGPHFMRQPKAIRQRNLRSRYWFKCDCRACAEDWPQMDKLPAKPRLRCPTEGCGNALAYPSKPSQRNAKCNKCKQQINLDANVKMLEASDQLCTTGAEMMADERVDEAIELMKKGIALFAQAAHPPHKPTLVAEESLRSCFADKGNANRY